The proteins below are encoded in one region of Megalops cyprinoides isolate fMegCyp1 chromosome 14, fMegCyp1.pri, whole genome shotgun sequence:
- the LOC118788690 gene encoding mitogen-activated protein kinase kinase kinase 13-like: protein MGSSPEVLSWTSCPSLLVGKLKEELKLSVVGDAMKKASGTPPPPPSPPRIIADLAPPPPAPPPPSPPPHLLQVPRQGEDSVLGGSSPPATVLSEDSSREHRHFDNSVLQLQEQEAESPGSGGVGGQGEDDDGSRGGPAEHIRGGSHPHPHDDIKLHFQRAGNSGFLEGLFGCLRPVWNIIGKSYSTDYKLQQQDQWEVPFEEISELQWLGSGAQGAVFLGKFRSEEVAIKKVREQKETDIKHLRKLRHPNIIGFKGVCTQAPCYCIIMEYCAQGQLYEVLRGGRKVTPRLLVDWASGIASGMNYLHLHKIIHRDLKSPNVLVTHNDTVKISDFGTSKELSDKSTKMSFAGTVAWMAPEVIRNEPVSEKVDIWSFGVVLWELLTGEIPYKDVDSSAIIWGVGSNSLHLPVPSTCPDGFKILMKQTWQGKPRNRPSFRQILLHLDIASADVLGTPQETYFKSQAEWREEVKKHFEKIKSEGTCIHQLDEELIRRRRDELRHALDIREHYERKLERANNLYMELSAIMLQLEVREKELMKREQAVEKKYPGMYKRHLVRPIVRPNAVEKLIKKKSSLSHKPSAPAPKRPDLLRSDGIPSVDVLPPPSPLATPPGKARYRSKPRHRRANSKGSHSELPTLPLPPLLQHHHRLLPEGAVLPLQGREDAVANCANDLRYFGPAAALRSPQTDLLQRCVSGSSPDLLTSTAAAAAASRPGPLCPCCQTHPLPGCLHCRDTPPSPSHPELPHYSLLSTCEGSPAPAPRTPITVPEGGAQEEEAGPQPEASPGLPCTLRPLRTGGDESSEEEEGEVDSEVEFPRRQRPHRCMSGFQSYSTFSSENLSGSDGEEGNTSDRSHSGPLDRLSGSQEEQLDELLSHTPDLPIDISTQSDGLSDKECAVRRVKTQISLGKLCSDENALHFGESDCDSSEAECSDATVRNTKPCGPSTW from the exons atGGGAAGCTCGCCGGAGGTGCTGTCCTGGACGTCATGTCCCAGCCTGCTGGTGGGGAAGCTGAAGGAGGAGCTGAAGCTGTCCGTCGTGGGAGACGCCATGAAGAAGGCCAGCGGGACTCCGCCCCCTCCGCCCTCCCCCCCGCGCATCATTGCAGacctggccccgcccccgcccgcgcccccgcccccgtccccgcctccacacctgctgcaggtgCCCCGGCAGGGCGAGGACTCTGTGCTGGGGGGCAGCAGCCCCCCCGCCACCGTGCTGAGCGAGGACTCGTCCCGCGAGCACAGGCACTTCGAcaacagtgtgctgcagctgcaggagcaggaggcgGAGTCTCCGGGCTCGGGCGGGGTCGGGGGGCAGGGTGAGGACGACGACGGCAGCAGGGGGGGGCCCGCGGAGCACATCAGGGGCggctcccacccccaccctcacgaCGACATCAAGCTGCACTTCCAGAGGGCGGGAAACAGCGGCTTCCTGGAGGGGCTCTTTGGCTGCCTGCGGCCCGTCTGGAACATCATCGGGAAGAGCTACTCCACTGACTacaagctgcagcagcagg ACCAATGGGAGGTGCCGTTTGAGGAGATCTCGGAGCTGCAGTGGTTGGGCAGTGGGGCGCAAGGCGCCGTCTTCCTGGGAAAGTTCCGCTCCGAGGAGGTGGCCATCAAGAAAGTCCGCGAGCAAAAGGAGACCGACATCAAGCACCTGCGCAAACTCAGGCACCCCAACATCATCGGCTTCAA ggGTGTTTGCACTCAGGCCCCGTGCTACTGCATCATCATGGAGTACTGTGCCCAGGGCCAGCTGTACGAGGTGCTGCGGGGGGGGCGCAAAGTCACCCCCCGCCTGCTGGTGGACTGGGCCTCAGGCATCGCCAGCGGCATGAACTACCTGCACCTCCACAAGATCATCCACCGAGACCTCAAATCCCCCAA TGTTTTAgtcacacacaatgacactgtgAAGATCTCGGACTTTGGTACCTCTAAAGAGCTCAGCGACAAGAGCACCAAGATGTCGTTCGCGGGCACCGTGGCCTGGATGGCTCCAGAGGTGATCCGCAACGAGCCCGTGTCCGAGAAGGTGGACATCTG GTCGTTCGGGGTGGTGCTGTGGGAGCTGCTGACGGGAGAGATCCCCTATAAGGACGTGGACTCCTCCGCCATCATCTGGGGCGTGGGCAGCAACAGCCTGCACCTGCCCGTGCCCTCCACCTGCCCCGACGGCTTCAAGATCCTCATGAAGCAGACATG GCAGGGGAAGCCCAGGAACAGGCCCTCTTTCCGGCAGATTCTCTTGCACCTGGACATCGCCTCTGCAGACGTGCTGGGCACCCCTCAGGAGACCTACTTCAAGTCCCAG GCGGagtggagggaggaggtgaagaagcaCTTTGAGAAGATTAAGAGTGAGGGCACCTGTATCCACCAGCTGGACGAGGAGCTGATCCGGCGCAGGAGAGACGAGCtcag GCACGCCCTGGATATCCGGGAGCACTATGAGAGGAAGCTGGAGAGAGCCAATAACCTGTACATGGAGCTGAGTGCCAtcatgctgcagctggaggtTCGAGAGAAGGAGCTGATGAA GAGGGAGCAGGCAGTGGAGAAGAAGTATCCCGGCATGTACAAGCGGCACCTGGTGCGGCCGATCGTCAGGCCCAACGCTGTGGAGAAGCTGATCAAGAAGAAGAGCAGCCTGTCCCACAAGCCCAGCGCGCCTGCCCccaagag ACCGGACCTGCTCCGCTCGGATGGGATCCCCAGTGTGGAcgtgctgccccccccctcgCCGCTGGCCACGCCCCCAGGGAAGGCGCGGTACCGGAGCAAACCGCGGCACCGCCGGGCCAACAGCAAGGGCAGCCACAGCGAGCTCCCCACCCTGCCGCTCCCGCCGCTGCTGCAGCACCACCACCGCCTGCTCCCAGAGGGCGCTGTTCTGCCGCTGCAGGGCCGCGAGGACGCTGTCGCCAACTGCGCCAATGACCTGCGCTACTTCGGCCCGGCGGCTGCGCTGCGCAGCCCTCAGACCGACCTGCTGCAGCGGTGCGTGTCGGGTTCCAGCCCCGACCTCCTGACCAGcacggcggcggcggcagcggccTCACGGCCCGGCCCTCTCTGCCCCTGCTGCCAGACACACCCGCTCCCCGGCTGCCTGCACTGCCGGGACACCCCGCCCTCCCCCAGCCACCCCGAGCTGCCCCACTACTCCCTGCTCAGCACCTGTGAGGGGTCCCCAGCACCCGCCCCCCGCACCCCCATCACCGTCCCTGAGGGCggagcccaggaggaggaggcggggccacAGCCAGAGGCCTCCCCCGGCCTGCCTTGCACCCTGAGACCTCTGAGGACG GGCGGAGACGAGTCGTccgaagaggaggagggagaggtcGACAGTGAGGTGGAGTTTCCACGGAGACAGAG gCCTCACCGCTGCATGAGCGGCTTCCAGTCCTACTCCACCTTCAGCTCGGAGAACCTGTCAGGGTCGGACGGGGAGGAGGGGAACACCAGCGACCGCTCGCACAGCGGGCCCCTGGACCGTCTGAGCGGCAgccaggaggagcagctggatgAGCTCCTGTCCCACACGCCCGACCTCCCCATCGACATCTCCACACAGTCCGATGGGCTCTCCGACAAGGAGTGCGCGGTACGCCGTGTCAAGACCCAGATCTCCCTGGGGAAGCTGTGCTCCGACGAG aatgcactgcacttTGGGGAGTCAGACTGCGATTCCTCCGAGGCTGAGTGTTCGGACGCCACCGTGAGGAACACCAAGCCCTGCGGCCCCTCCACCTGGTGA